The genomic region CGGTGACGTGATCGGCCTGCAATTCCATCAACATGCTCGCCCGCAGGTTGCGCACCAGCACCGCCGACAGGGCCAGGGCGATGGTCAGGCACGGCAGAACCATGTGGTGCGCCTTGTCCAGCCAAGTGCGCCCATACCCGGAGACCGGGAACAGGCCCCATTGCACGCTGAGCAACAGAATCAGCATCAGGCCCAGCCAGAACGCCGGCATGCCCAGGCCGACCGTGGTGAACAACCGGATCAGGTTGTCCGCCCATCCGCCTTTATTACGTGCAGCCACGGTGGCCATCGGCACGGCGATCAACAGCGCCAGCAGCACGCTGCCGAGCACCAGGAACAGGGTCGGCTCGATGCGGGTGACGATCAGTTTCAGCGCGTCGACCTTGTACAGCAGGGACTGGCCGAGGTCGCCCTTGAGCAGGTTTTTCAGGAAGTAGAAATATTGCAGCCACAGTGGCTGGTCGAGACCGTACTGGGCGCGGATCTTCAGCAAGGCGTCCGGGGTGCTGCGCGAACCCAGCAGGGCCCGCGCCGGGTCACCGGGAATCGAACGCACCAGTACAAAGGTGATCAGGCTGATGCCAAACAGCACCGGCAGCAATTGCAGTGGCCGGGATAGCACAAAACGGTAACGCGCCAGGTTCATCCGTCAGCCTCGGTGACGAGCAAGGAAGTCCAGCAGCACCGGGAAGTAAGCCTGGGGCTCTTCGTAAAACGGCATATGGCTGCTGTTGGGGAACACGTGCAATTCAGCGTGCCTGGCCGCGCTTTTCATCCGCATGGCGCAGGCCGGGGTCAGTTCGTCGTGCTGGCCGGTGGTGATCAGTATCGGCATCTTGAACTCGGCCATCTCGGGGATGCGGTTCCAGTCCTTGAGGTTGCCGATGTAGAGGAATTCGTTGGGGCCCTGCATCGTTTCGTAGGGCCCCATGTTCCAGTCGCCGAGGGAGCGCTGGACCGGCGCCGGCCACTCGTCCAGGCGGCAGACGTGGCGGTAATTGAGCAAGGTGATGGCGGCCTGGTACTGCGGATGGTCGAGGGTGCCCATGGCTTCGTGGCGTTGCATCATCGCCACGGTCTCGCTACCGAGGGCGCCGCGCAGGCGTTCCAGCTCAAGGGACAGGTGCGGAATGTCGCCGACGGTGTTTTCCAGGATCAGGCTTTTCAGCGCGTCGGGATAGTGAATGGCGTACTCGATGCCCAGCCATCCGCCCCAGGAATGTCCCAGCAGGTGCACGCGCCCCAGGCCGAGGGCCTGGCGCACCGTCTCGACTTCTTCGACATAACGGCTGATTTCCCACAGCGAAACATCGGTCGGTCTGGCTGATGCGCCGGTGCCAAGCTGGTCGAATGCAACCACTCGCAGGCCGTTGTCCTTGAGCCAGCCATGGGCGTCGCGCAAGTAGTCGCAAGGCAGCCCCGGGCCGCCATTGAGACACAGCAACACTTCATCGCCTTCGCCAAAGCTGTAGGCCACGAGGTTATGGCCATCGACTTGCACGTTGTACCGCTGGTCGGGGGCAATTTCACGCCACATGCATACATTCCTTGTTGTGTGTCGGCCCTGGGGATAGTGGCCGTTTAAAGGCCAACACTACCGAGGATGCCGCGCGTCCATAACCTGGTAATTCTTATAGGTTTGGTCTGGCAGTCCTTCGCCGGGGCGTGGCATTCTACTTGCAGCAAGACGAGATTCAAACGAATTCGGGAGCAGAACGGATGCTGGCCAGGTTAACTGCCTTTAATGACCGTCTCATCCCCGGCAGGAGCCTGGATGAACAGATGGACAACACCCTCGTATTGGCCCAGGACCTGGGTTTTGATGCGCTGGTCTACGACTACACCCCCGTGCCCATTGACCATAATGGTGCACTGATCACCCCGTCTGTGCTGCAACTGCGCAATACGCCGCCAGACTGGTACAGCTTGTGGTGCAGCTCCGGTTTTTATCAGATCGACCCGGTGCAACACCTCGCGCTGTCGACGGTTTCACCCTTTGTCTGGTCCTACGAGGCCAAGGCCGACACCGCACTGCAAAAGATCATCGACCCCTGCCACGCCCCCGTTTCCAGCTACCTGCACGACCGGCAGATGACCTGCGGCGTCAGCGTGCCGATCCATTTGCCCCGGGGCGGCTTCGCCTCGCTGACCGGACTGCGCACCGGCAAGGCCAGCACGGTGCTGGAGGACGCCCGCCAGACCCTGTCGGATTTCAACCTGATTACCCACGCCTTGCAGGAAGCGGCCTACCCGCTGTTCAGCAAGGAACTGCGCTCCTACCCGCATATCCGCCTGACCAAGCGTGAGCGCGAATGCCTGAAATGGGCCGCCGACGGCCTGACCGCCGCCGAAATCGCCACGCAATTGAGCCGCTCCCTGGCCGTTGTCACCCTGCACCTGGCGTCGGCCATGCATAAGCTGGGGGCCAAGAACCGGGTACAAGCGGTCGTGCGCGCCACCCATTACCGGTTGCTGGAAGACTGATTCGAAGGAAAAACCTAGCTGTTTTGCTAGTTACTTAAACTTTCTGTGCCGACTATCGTGTACCTGATCACTTTTTCTCAGGGCAGGGCACGAAATGGAATTCATCGACACCATCCGCGAAGGCTATGCGGCTTTTCGCGACTACCAGACCTGGTACCGAGTCACCGGCGACCTGGACAGCGGCCTGACGCCGCTGGTCATCCTCCATGGCGGCCCGGGCTGCACCCATGATTACGTCGACGCCTACAAGGACGTGGCTGCCAGCGGCCACGCGGTCATTCACTACGACCAACTGGGCAACGGCCGTTCCACGCACTTGCCCGATAAAGACCCTTCATTCTGGACCGTCGGCCTGTTCCTGGAAGAACTGGACAACCTGCTGGACCACCTGCAGATCAGCAACAACTACGCAATCCTGGGGCAATCCTGGGGCGGCATGCTCGGCAGCGAACACGCCATCCTGCAACCCAAGGGCCTGCGTGCGTTTATCCCGGCCAACTCGCCGACCTGCATGCGGACCTGGGTCGCCGAGGCCAACCGCCTGCGCAAGCTGCTGCCAGAAGGCGTGCACGAGACCCTGCTCAAGCACGAACAGGCCGGCACCTACCAAGACCCTGAATACCTGGCCGCCTCGCGGATTTTCTATGACCAGCACGTATGCCGGGTCAATCCATGGCCGGAAGAAGTCGCCCGCACCTTCGCCCAGGTGGATTCCGACCCGACGGTGTACCACGCCATGAGCGGCCCGACGGAATTCCATGTGATTGGCAGTTTGAAAGACTGGAACGTGATTGGCCGTCTGTCGAAGGTCAATGTGCCGACCCTGGTGATTTCCGGCCGGCATGACGAGGCCACGCCGCTGGTGGTCAAGCCGTTCCTGGATGAGATTGCCGACGTGCGCTGGGCGCTGTTCGAAGACTCCAGCCACATGCCCCATGTTGAAGAGCGGCAGGCGTGCATGGGGACGGTGGTGCAGTTTTTGGATGAGGCGTGCTCGGTGCCCCACAGAACGCTCAAGACTGGCTGAGATCAAAATGTGGGAGCGGGCTTGCTCGCGAAGGCGGTGGATCAGTCAGCATATTTAGCGACTGACACACCGCCTTCGCGAGCAAGCCCGCTCCCACATTGGACTCTTTGTGTCTGTTACACCTCGCTGGTCTGTGCCCTGCCGTGCACTGCCGCTTTCTTCGGTACTTCCTCCAGCAACGGAATCTCCTTGCCCTCGGCATCAAACAACTTGCCGCCGCTGAAGTAATCCCCGTCCCGCAACGCCGCCACATCCTGGAAGCACAGGCTGCGCTCAGTCCCCGCAACAAACACCGACTGCTGGTCCGAGTTGCCGGTGGTGAAGTGGTTGAACGCCAGGTTCAACAGGATCGCCATGATCGCCGACGAACTGATCCCTGAATGGAAAATGGTCGCGAACCAGCTCGGGAAGTGGTCATAGAAACTCGGTGCCGCAATCGGGATCATGCCAAAACCGATGGAAGTGGCGACGATGATCAGGTTCATGTTGTTGCGGTAATCAACCTTGGACAAGGTCCGGATACCACTGGCAGCCACGGTGCCGAACAGCACGATCCCGGCACCGCCCAGCACTGAAGTCGGCACTGCCGCAATCACCCGACCCATAAACGGCAGCAGGCCGAGGATCACCAGGAATATCCCGCCGGTGGCAACTACGTAGCGGCTCTTGACCCCAGTCACCGCCACCAGCCCGACGTTCTGGGCGAACGCGCTCTGGGTGAACGAACCGAAGATCGGCGCAAACATGCTCGACAGCATATCCGCGCGCAGGCCATTGCCGAGGCGCTTGGAGTCGACCTTGGTGTCGATGATTTCACCCACTGCGAGAATGTCCGCCGAGGTTTCCACAAGGGTCACCATGACCACGATGCACATGGAAATGATCGCCGCCAGATGGAAGGTTGGCATGCCGAAATGGAATGGCGTGGGAAAGCCGAACATCGGGCCCTGGGTCACGCTGGAAAAGTCAGCCATGCCGAGGAACACCGCGATCACCGTACCGATCACCATCGCCAGCAGGATCGACAGCCGCGAGATGGTCGCGCTGCCGATCTTGCTCAGCAGCAACACCAGCACCAGGGTCAGCGCCGCCAGGCCGATGTTCGGCATGCTGCCGAAATCCGCCGCGCGGCTGTTGCCGCCCATGGCCCAGCGGGCGGCGACGGGCATCAGGGTCAGGCCGATGGTCGTGATCACAATCCCGGTGACCAGCGGCGGGAAGAATTTGGTTATTCGCGAGAACACCGGGGTGATCAGCAAGCCGATCAAGGACGCGGCCATCACCGCCCCGAGTATCGCCGGGATACCGCCCGCACCGTCGCTGCCGACGATCGCCACCATGGTCGCCACCCCGGCAAAGGACACACCTTGCACCAGCGGCAACTGGCAGCCGAAGAACGGCAACCCCAGGGTTTGCAACAGCGTTGCCAGGCCTCCGGCGAACAGCGAGGCGGCGATCAGCAGGCCGATATCGGCCGGGGACAACCCGGCCGCCTGGCCGACGATCAACGGTACGGCCACGATGCCGCCGTACATGGTGAGCACATGCTGCAGGCCGTAAGCCATGTTGGCCGCGACGCCGAGATTCTCGTCTTCTGGCCGCTGTGGTGACGCCTTCGGGATAGTCATGGTGAGGGGTTCTCTGTTTTTGTTGTGCACTCACTGTATGCAATAGAAAGATTGGATGTCCATAGAGTTGTATACAATCATTTTCACAAAGAGATCATCAACGGCGTTACAAAAATCCATTCAGCCGCCCTGCCCCGTGGCTCGAAGCACTGCGCACAAGGACTTGAAAAAAATGCTCAACCGCAAGCTGCGCATTCACGCCCCGGCGATTTACTACTTCGACATGGTTCGCCGTTGCCACTCTATCCGCGAAGCCGCACGCCGCCTGAATGTGGCGTCTTCGGCGGTGAACCGGCAGATCCTCAAGCTGGAAGACGAAGTGGGCGCGGCGCTGTTCGAGCGCCTGCCCGGCGGGCTGCGCCTGACGGCGGCCGGCGAGATCCTGACCCGTCACGTGAGTGTTCTGTTGCAGGATGTGGAGCGCGTGCGCGGCGAACTGGATGGCTTGAACGGCGTGCAGACCGGCCATGTGGAAATCGCCACGGTGGAAGGCGCCACCGTGGAACTGCTGCCCGCCGCTCTCAAGCGCATGCGTGAGCGCTATCCGAAAGTGACCATTGGCGTCACGGTGCAAGGTTCGCAGTCGATTCCCGGCGCAGTGGTCAACGGCCAAGCTGACTTGGGGCTGGCTTTTGCGTTACCGCGCAGCAGCGAAACCATCCAGGTGTGTGTCGGCCATTTCCGCTTGGGTGCGCTGATGGCGCCGGGGCATCCATTGGCTGGCGAGGCCAGCGTGAGTTATGCACGTTGTTGCGAGCACGGGGTGATCCAGGCCAAGAGCGAACTCTCGGTTCATCACCTGATCGCGCCGCTGCAAAAGCGTGCGGCGGCGGCGAACAAGCCGCTGCTGCAAAGCAACTCAATGGAACTGGCCCGGCAACTGGCGCGCCAGCAACTGGGCATCGCGTTCCAGACGCGCATTGGCGTGGAGGCCGATTTGGCCCGTGGCGAACTCTTGCACATCCCACTCAGCGACCAGGGCGGGATCTTCAGCGACCTCGG from Pseudomonas yamanorum harbors:
- a CDS encoding ABC transporter permease; its protein translation is MNLARYRFVLSRPLQLLPVLFGISLITFVLVRSIPGDPARALLGSRSTPDALLKIRAQYGLDQPLWLQYFYFLKNLLKGDLGQSLLYKVDALKLIVTRIEPTLFLVLGSVLLALLIAVPMATVAARNKGGWADNLIRLFTTVGLGMPAFWLGLMLILLLSVQWGLFPVSGYGRTWLDKAHHMVLPCLTIALALSAVLVRNLRASMLMELQADHVTAARARGLSEAAVFRRHVLPNSLVPAVNLLAVNIGWLISGTVVIESLFAIPGIGQLLVRGIFTRDYMVVQGVAMVLAFATVLVNFVADVVTVALDPRVKMQ
- a CDS encoding proline iminopeptidase-family hydrolase is translated as MWREIAPDQRYNVQVDGHNLVAYSFGEGDEVLLCLNGGPGLPCDYLRDAHGWLKDNGLRVVAFDQLGTGASARPTDVSLWEISRYVEEVETVRQALGLGRVHLLGHSWGGWLGIEYAIHYPDALKSLILENTVGDIPHLSLELERLRGALGSETVAMMQRHEAMGTLDHPQYQAAITLLNYRHVCRLDEWPAPVQRSLGDWNMGPYETMQGPNEFLYIGNLKDWNRIPEMAEFKMPILITTGQHDELTPACAMRMKSAARHAELHVFPNSSHMPFYEEPQAYFPVLLDFLARHRG
- a CDS encoding LuxR family transcriptional regulator, with amino-acid sequence MLARLTAFNDRLIPGRSLDEQMDNTLVLAQDLGFDALVYDYTPVPIDHNGALITPSVLQLRNTPPDWYSLWCSSGFYQIDPVQHLALSTVSPFVWSYEAKADTALQKIIDPCHAPVSSYLHDRQMTCGVSVPIHLPRGGFASLTGLRTGKASTVLEDARQTLSDFNLITHALQEAAYPLFSKELRSYPHIRLTKRERECLKWAADGLTAAEIATQLSRSLAVVTLHLASAMHKLGAKNRVQAVVRATHYRLLED
- a CDS encoding proline iminopeptidase-family hydrolase, whose product is MEFIDTIREGYAAFRDYQTWYRVTGDLDSGLTPLVILHGGPGCTHDYVDAYKDVAASGHAVIHYDQLGNGRSTHLPDKDPSFWTVGLFLEELDNLLDHLQISNNYAILGQSWGGMLGSEHAILQPKGLRAFIPANSPTCMRTWVAEANRLRKLLPEGVHETLLKHEQAGTYQDPEYLAASRIFYDQHVCRVNPWPEEVARTFAQVDSDPTVYHAMSGPTEFHVIGSLKDWNVIGRLSKVNVPTLVISGRHDEATPLVVKPFLDEIADVRWALFEDSSHMPHVEERQACMGTVVQFLDEACSVPHRTLKTG
- a CDS encoding nucleobase:cation symporter-2 family protein; the encoded protein is MTIPKASPQRPEDENLGVAANMAYGLQHVLTMYGGIVAVPLIVGQAAGLSPADIGLLIAASLFAGGLATLLQTLGLPFFGCQLPLVQGVSFAGVATMVAIVGSDGAGGIPAILGAVMAASLIGLLITPVFSRITKFFPPLVTGIVITTIGLTLMPVAARWAMGGNSRAADFGSMPNIGLAALTLVLVLLLSKIGSATISRLSILLAMVIGTVIAVFLGMADFSSVTQGPMFGFPTPFHFGMPTFHLAAIISMCIVVMVTLVETSADILAVGEIIDTKVDSKRLGNGLRADMLSSMFAPIFGSFTQSAFAQNVGLVAVTGVKSRYVVATGGIFLVILGLLPFMGRVIAAVPTSVLGGAGIVLFGTVAASGIRTLSKVDYRNNMNLIIVATSIGFGMIPIAAPSFYDHFPSWFATIFHSGISSSAIMAILLNLAFNHFTTGNSDQQSVFVAGTERSLCFQDVAALRDGDYFSGGKLFDAEGKEIPLLEEVPKKAAVHGRAQTSEV
- a CDS encoding LysR family transcriptional regulator gives rise to the protein MLNRKLRIHAPAIYYFDMVRRCHSIREAARRLNVASSAVNRQILKLEDEVGAALFERLPGGLRLTAAGEILTRHVSVLLQDVERVRGELDGLNGVQTGHVEIATVEGATVELLPAALKRMRERYPKVTIGVTVQGSQSIPGAVVNGQADLGLAFALPRSSETIQVCVGHFRLGALMAPGHPLAGEASVSYARCCEHGVIQAKSELSVHHLIAPLQKRAAAANKPLLQSNSMELARQLARQQLGIAFQTRIGVEADLARGELLHIPLSDQGGIFSDLGLYARKDRDLPMAVQAMAHLLSEEINLRETPSAPRIS